A region of the Thermogemmatispora onikobensis genome:
TTCCTGAATGCTGGTGTGAGAAAGGCCGTTGTCATGTTACATGGAAGGTTATGCTGAATGATAAAAGGAGTAATATAGCGCTCATCGTATGTACGACCTGGGTAGGAATCTGGACTTCTGATTTCTGTATAAGGTTTTCTTATATCCCATGAATGATTATAGGCTTTTGCGAGACAACAAGCTAACAGAAAACGAGCACAAGCACGATTTGATACAGAGCGACAAATATAGCTAATTTTCTGAAGATTGAGAGGATCACTCAGCTGGGGTTGATGAAGCTGAGTGTGAGCGCGCTCGAAAGCTCGATCAAGGATGGCTGGAGGATCTCGTCGCTCTCCTGCTGCATTGTTTCTTTCCATGATGTTGCTTCCATGATGTCATAATTCACCCACAATACTTCTTGCCTGGGAGTCTTCTTCGAATGGCAGAGCTTTACTGGTGCCTCTATGCATCTCCAATCGCGATAAAGATGATCAAGGAGATCGCAGTGGTAGCCAGAGAGGGCGACCTTGCCTTTCACACTGTGCAGTACCTCTGCCAGACGGCGATGATCATCGTCGCTCATTTCATGAGCATAGGCATTGGCGTCCCCACGAGCATCGTGTGGATAGGGAGGGTCGCAGTAGAAAAGGGTTTCCTCGCTGTCGTAGCGCTCGATGACATCGATCGCAGGGGCATGTTCAATTTGCACGCGCAGCAAGCGTTGGGCAATTTCGGCCAGTCCCTCGACGCTGCCCAGCCAGCGTGAAACGGCCCCTGCCATCCCGGCGCGGCTGGTCAGGATGCAGTGCGCCCAGCGTCCGGCGCTGGCGGACTGCGCCAGCCCGGTGCGTACCTGGCGGGCGCGGATGAAAAAGCGTCGGGCTCGCTCCAGATCTGAGAGGCCTTCCGACGCTTCGCTGCAGGCGCGTTCGAATTCCTCGCGCGAGAAGGGCGTCAGGCCAATGGCCTCGATCAGGGCCTCTTTCTGCTCGCGCAAGACGCGGAAGAAATTGACAACCTCGCTGTCGAGGTCATTGTAGGTCTCTACCGGTGATGGCTCGCGGTTGAGCAGGACGGCAGCAGAGCCGCCAAAAGGTTCGCAGTAGTGTGTGGTCTTGGGCAGCAATGGTAAGAGCCAATTGAGATGATTAAATTTCCCCCCGTACCAGCCAAAAGCGATCAGTCTTCTTTTCCCTTCGTGTTCCATGCCAGCAACCTCAATGCGCTTGAAATAGAAGAGTACCTTTGATCCGCCGCTTTGGATTCCCGCGCGGCTAAAGCCGTGGCAGCGAATACTGTCAATTAGGCAGTATAGACCAGTTGCCTGGGCTTTGCAAGAGTCTCTGCAGCGATAGGCTTGTCCCTGCGCAGCTTCTGGCAAGCGATCCAACGGTGCCGGGTGAGACCCTGACTCCTTGTGCTCTCTGGGTCCGGATAGAGGGCGAAGATAGCCAGGGTCTGTCTGTATCTCCTTGGCTGGCCTTGTGGAGCAGAGCAAGGTGGCTGGTGGCCCTAGAGAGAGAAAGTCTCCTCGGAGAGGGAGGAGCGCACGACGGCATAGGAGAGGCCGAAGCGGGTCAGCAACTGCTGCAAGGAGGGCGGCAGGAGACCTTCATCGGCGACGCGCAGCAGGCCGAGCAGCAGGGGGCCGAGACTGATGTGCTGTGCGCTGTGCTGGCGGGCCTCGTCTTTGGCGAGAGCGAAAATGCGCTG
Encoded here:
- a CDS encoding DNA adenine methylase, with amino-acid sequence MEHEGKRRLIAFGWYGGKFNHLNWLLPLLPKTTHYCEPFGGSAAVLLNREPSPVETYNDLDSEVVNFFRVLREQKEALIEAIGLTPFSREEFERACSEASEGLSDLERARRFFIRARQVRTGLAQSASAGRWAHCILTSRAGMAGAVSRWLGSVEGLAEIAQRLLRVQIEHAPAIDVIERYDSEETLFYCDPPYPHDARGDANAYAHEMSDDDHRRLAEVLHSVKGKVALSGYHCDLLDHLYRDWRCIEAPVKLCHSKKTPRQEVLWVNYDIMEATSWKETMQQESDEILQPSLIELSSALTLSFINPS